Part of the Leptospira johnsonii genome is shown below.
CCTACAAGAAAAAGATTACGTTTTTATTTAGCAGTATAGCCGCCGTCGACCGGAAGCGCCACACCGGTGATAAAGGAAGCCTCGTCGGAACATAGCCAAACGGCCGCCTTGGCCACTTCACTCGGTTCTGAAAGCCGGTTGACCGGATGTAATCTGGTAATTTTTTTCTCCGCTTCCTTCGGATCAGAAGAAGAATGAAAAAGTCCCTCTAACATTTCTGTTCGAATAAATCCGGGACAAACTGAGTTTACTCTGATCTTTTTTTCCGCGTATTCCAATGCGGCTGATTTTGTAAGTCCGACTACTCCATGTTTTGCCGCGGAATAAGGAGCCACTTTCCAATCGGCACCGACGAGTCCCGCGATAGAGGATACATTAACGATAGAACCCCCTCCTCTTTTTAATAGTAGTTCTATCTCATGTTTCATACAAAGCCAGGTGCCTTTCAGATCCACTGCGATCACTTTGTCCCAAACTTTTTCAGGATATTGGTGAAGATCGGTTGCTAGTCCGCCAACTGCAGCGTTATTCACTGCGTAATCCAGGCCTCCGAATTCCGACTCTGCTTTTTGTACTAATTCTTTTACTTGGGAATCGTCGGATACGTCGCATCGAAAGAATTTTACCTTTCCACCCAGTTTGGAAATTTCTTCTTCGGTTTTTTTTCCTTCTTCTTCCCTTCTTCCGCAGAATAGGACTTTTGCACCTCTGGAAACAAATTCCAGTACGATTGCTTTTCCGATCCCTGCGTTCCCACCGGTGACTAATGCGACTTTATCTTTCATCGGATCTTTCTAGTTTCTCCGGTCCTGACTTTGTTCAGATATTTTTTGAGATGAGAATTGATCGTCTGAAGATCTTCCAACTCTTGAGAAGGATCCACTTTTCCCAGATCCGCAACTAAGATCAGAAGATATCTTAACTCTTCTAAATGTACTTTTGCTCTCAGGATATTTTTTACTTTTTCGGCACGGATCCTGGTTCCCCAGGCTCCTGCGATCCTAACAGGTAATAAAGACGAAATGGATCTGATATGTTCTAAAAGGCTTGGCTCTACTTTTCCTTTCCAGGTCTCGCAAAGTTCGTATAAATGAAGAAGGAACACATGTGCAAGATTCCAAACTTCCAGTTTACGAAATCCGAATACGAATCCGTCCGGCCCAACCGCACTCGAGATCTCTTTTCCGATCTCGGGGCTTTGCATCTTGATGTATTTCCCTGTATCGAATTTCTTTTT
Proteins encoded:
- a CDS encoding four helix bundle protein is translated as MNSKVQTAQVEAEFPSEYYFSTEIPIRKIDLSLDIHVSFASILDLVMEAHLQFFQYLGYSVTDIHGNSIIFANASIQYQGELLYKDKVIIDVSLDNFGEKSFDLYFRLSKRNRAEKVSVVKIRVLFFDYKLRKVVPIPSEFKKKFDTGKYIKMQSPEIGKEISSAVGPDGFVFGFRKLEVWNLAHVFLLHLYELCETWKGKVEPSLLEHIRSISSLLPVRIAGAWGTRIRAEKVKNILRAKVHLEELRYLLILVADLGKVDPSQELEDLQTINSHLKKYLNKVRTGETRKIR
- a CDS encoding SDR family NAD(P)-dependent oxidoreductase translates to MKDKVALVTGGNAGIGKAIVLEFVSRGAKVLFCGRREEEGKKTEEEISKLGGKVKFFRCDVSDDSQVKELVQKAESEFGGLDYAVNNAAVGGLATDLHQYPEKVWDKVIAVDLKGTWLCMKHEIELLLKRGGGSIVNVSSIAGLVGADWKVAPYSAAKHGVVGLTKSAALEYAEKKIRVNSVCPGFIRTEMLEGLFHSSSDPKEAEKKITRLHPVNRLSEPSEVAKAAVWLCSDEASFITGVALPVDGGYTAK